In a genomic window of Rhinoderma darwinii isolate aRhiDar2 chromosome 10, aRhiDar2.hap1, whole genome shotgun sequence:
- the ETV2 gene encoding ETS translocation variant 2, whose translation MESRSFYCPEMTPQEVPNVDTSAIDFRYEDPSFLHDLELNTGKGLYPNPCSAPLSCDTYTEQSMYYWDPHNQGLESGNQEEYLQSFPALLPAMTEELQRHPSPHSDESLYHAQEEPPSFGMSDAYASNMAAGSVGDQSFSWASQEWHNWDDTTWMNNQSQDLTAQGSPQMNGTAQRKVVQRAPLTGFHYNESAFHQMTGITGLPANKDEYYPASSQKGAPAKDHKPPTSGGSGPIQLWQFLLELLQDSSCQKLISWTGNGWEFKLSDPNEVARIWGKCKNKPRMNYEKLSRGLRYYYHKNIIHKTGGQRYVYKFVCDLPDLLYRPPPGPQQELKRQKNL comes from the exons ATGGAATCCAGAAGCTTTTACTGCCCTGAGATGACCCCCCAGGAGGTCCCCAATGTGGACACTTCTGCCATAG ATTTCAGATATGAAGATCCATCTTTCCTCCATGATCTTGAGCTGAACACAGGGAAGGGTCTGTACCCCAACCCCTGCAGTGCCCCCCTGTCCTGTGATACCTACACAGAGCAATCCATGTATTACTGGGACCCCCACAACCAAG ggttgGAGTCCGGAAACCAAGAGGAATATCTGCAATCGTTCCCGGCTTTACTCCCGGCAATGACTGAGGAGCTGCAGCGTCACCCCTCCCCCCACAGCGACGAGTCCTTATACCACGCCCAGGAGGAGCCGCCGTCCTTTGGCATGTCGGATGCCTACGCCAGCAATATGGCCGCCGGCTCAGTGGGTGATCAGAGTTTCTCCTGGGCATCCCAAGAATGGCACAACTGGGACGACACCACCTGGATGAACAACCAGTCCCAGGATCTGACAGCACAGGGCAGTCCACAGATGAATGGCACTGCTCAGCGAAAAGTAGTGCAGAGAGCGCCCCTCACAG GTTTCCACTACAATGAATCTGCCTTCCATCAGATGACCGGAATCACAGGACTCCCCGCCAACAAAGATGAATATTACCCGGCATCTAGTCAGAAGGGAGCCCCGGCGAAGGACCACAAACCCCCGACATCAG GTGGTTCTGGTCCAATCCAACTCTGGCAATTTCTCCTGGAACTACTACAAGACTCATCGTGTCAGAAACTGATCAGCTGGACGGGCAATGGATGGGAGTTTAAACTTTCGGACCCCAATGAG GTCGCTCGTATATGGGGGAAATGTAAGAACAAGCCCCGGATGAACTACGAGAAGCTGAGCCGCGGGTTACGCTACTACTACCACAAGAACATCATCCACAAGACCGGCGGCCAGCGCTACGTCTACAAGTTTGTGTGCGACCTCCCGGATCTTCTGTACCGACCCCCGCCAGGACCTCAGCAGGAACTCAAGAGGCAGAAGAACCTctag